GCCACTCCGACGACAAACGGCGTATACACTCGCGCGAACCGCGTAATAAACCGCTCCATCGTCGGTTTCGTATCGGCCGCCTCCGCCACAGCCTCCATCATGCGATACGCGAACGACGTTTCAAGCGTCTTTGTCGCACGAAGCACGAGCACGCCCTGCAAGTTGAGTGTGCCGCTCATCACCTCATCGCCCTTTCGCACGCGGCGCGGAACAGCTTCCCCCGTCACGGGCGACGTATCAAGACGGCTCTCACCCTCAACGATCACCCCGTCGAGCGGGATACGGTCGCCTGCACGCACGCGCAAGATGTCGCCGACCTTTGCCGCCTCGGCAGGAATAACGATCTCTCTGCCGTCCGCATCGAGCAGACTGACTGTTTCGGGACGCATCAGCGACGCATCACGCACAGCACGACGACTGTTCTGTTCGGCTCGCTTCTGCATCCCTTCACCGAACAGATAAAACAGCATGATCGCCGCGGCTTCTTCATACTCGCCGATGATGAGCGCACCGATCGTCGCGACCGCCATCAAGAAATTCTCATCGAACAGTCGCCCGCGCACAAGATCTCGCCCTGCGATCATCAGCACCTCATAGCCTGCCACCAGATACGCTAAGACAAACAGCGCAATACCCTCTGCCGTATCCGTACCGAATACAAAGCCGAGGACGAACAGCACCGCCCCGACCGCAAGCTTGCCCCACTCCTCGAAAAAGCCCTTCTTCTCCTGCGTCACATCACGGAGCGTACCCTCCGCACGAAGCATTACACCATGCTCGATGCTCTCGCAGACAGACTGCAGCTGCTCCGTCAAGTCCTCCTCGCTCACCACCGTCAGTCTGCGCGACGCAAATGACAGCGTCGCCTCCGATACCGCAGGCAAAGCGCATATCTCGCGCTCCATCTTCGCGGCGCAGTTCGCACAGCCGAGATTCTCGACCGTATACGTTCTTTTCATCATCTGTGCCCCTCTCTATCGTCTGCAAGCCCTACCGGGCTCATCACAAACTGCTTTTATCAGCATCATTATATCATACTTATACAGTATGCAAAACACGCACCTGCTTGTCCGCACCGCATTTCGGGCAAAAAAAGAACGCCCCTCTCGCAAGGAGCGTCCCACTCTTACAATATCTCCTCTACATCCTCCCACGCAGAAAACGATGAGCGGATAAAGCTCTCCATCGCCGTCATACGGCGCGTATCGGTCGAATGAGAATGGATACCGACGATCGTATTTTCTTCAAGATCATGGATCGTGTGCGTATATACGATATAATGCTCGTTATACTCCTCGCGCATCGGGATATCTCTGACGGTCGAGGTCACGAGATAACGACAGCCCGCCTCTTGTGCGCGCGTTTCGGCATCAACATCGTCCTCTGCCAGCACGAATCCGTCCGCATGGAGCCGTACGACATCGGCAAACGCCATCTTCATATACGCCGCGTCCTTATCGAACTTCATATCAAGCTCCGTCACCATCGGTGTCACGTATACCTTCGCCTTGCCTGCTTTTGATGCACGCTCGCACGGTTCATACGGCACCGCACCGTCCTTCATACCGACGACATCGTAGTAGTCCTTCAAGACAACATCGAAATACTCCGTGATATTGTGGCTCGACGCACTAAGCCCCAACGGCAGCTTCTCGCGCGCATCGAGCTTTTTCTCCGTGCCGAACTGTTCGTATCCGCCCGCCACCTTCTGGAGCGCGATCACGATCGGGTCGCCCTTCATCGTGATACGCACGAGCGGAAGATGCTCATACGCACGCGCGAACGCATCATTGCCCACCGCAGGCGCGCCGAACGTCATGATATGTATCTGCTCGGGCATGATACCGAGGTCGAAAAGTCTTGCCCCGAGGATCGTCACCGCCGCACCGCCGAGGCTGTGCCCCGTCAGATAGACATGCGCATCACGATTCTCTCTAAGAATATCGACGAGCGAGCGCATACCGCCGTCTGTCTTCACCTCTACCGTCAACAGATGAAGTGCCAGCTTGTCAAAGCCCTTATGTACGCGAAGCTCGGACGCATCGTTCTTCGTCAAAGGGCGCTCTGCCATCTCACGAAACTCTGCGATCGTACTTCCGCCGTACGGCACCTGCTTCATCTTCAAATCAAGACGGACATCCCTCACATCGTTCGTCCCTGCCACCGCAAGAAGAAAACTGTTCTTTCCGTTATCCGTCTTTTTCGCGATGAGAAACTCCGCACTCACCTTGCCGTCCATCGTCGCATATCGGTCGATCTCCCAGCCGCCCGCCGAAAGATAGCTCTCGAAAAGGTGTGCATTCCTGTCATCATACGACGCCATACAGCCAGCCGCACTCACAACACGTGCCCTCGCCTTTTGTACATTGTCGGGCGCGGCAAACACGCACCCGCACCACAAAATACAAAAGGCGAGGCAGATAAGCCTTACGATACACTGCTTCATCTGCTTCGCCTCCGATATGACTCTTATTCTTCCTCTTCGCAATCGCATGCAAGCATCTCGTCTTCGAGATCTTCATACGTATCGAGGATATTGTTGTGATGCTCATCGAGTGCATCGCTGATCAAACGAAGGATCGCGTTCGTCTGTTCTTCCGGAAGGCCGATCGCCATAATGATATCGTCAAGACGATCTTCCAAAATATCAATATCTTCTTCGAACAATACCGGAACTTCCTGTTCCATTTCTTCCAAGCATTTTTCTTCGCACATAGTTACATTCCTCCTGTCAGCCGAAGCTGTTTTTCTCTTATCTTGTCTTCATTATACCACAACTTGCCCCATTTCTCACTACTTGCGAAAGCAATTTTTTCACAGAATAGTTTCAATAGTCCGCATATTATGCTACAACCTTTTCTTTTGTTAGTCAAAGAGCATTTTTCCTTTATAATTGAAACTGATTCTTACTATTTGTTTATAAATTACCCTGTAATTATGCGAAAATTTTCACATATCAGTCAATATTCTATTGCAATTTTCTGTCAATTGCGTTACAATTAAAATACGTATAACATACGTGTCGACCACCAATCTATTTCTGAAAGGAAGTAATGTTCATGCAGAAACCAATGAAAACTATGGATGGTAACACAGCTGCCGCGTACGTATCGTATGCGTTCACCGATGTAGCTGCGATCTTCCCGATCACGCCGTCCTCCAACATGGCAGAATCCGCGGACGAATGGGCTGCCGTTGGCAAAAAGAACATCTTCAATCAACCGGTTAAAATCGTAGAAATGCAGTCTGAAGGCGGTGCGGCAGGTGCCGTTCACGGTTCGCTTCAAGCAGGCGCACTCACGACGACGTACACAGCATCTCAGGGTCTTCTCCTTATGATCCCGAACATGTACAAGATCGCCGGCGAACTTCTCCCGGGCGTATTCCACGTCAGCGCACGTACAGTCGGTGCGAACGCGATCAGCATCTTCGGTGACCACTCCGACGTTATGGCTTGCCGTCAGACAGGCTTCGCTCTCCTCGCTGAAAGCAGCGTACAGGAAGTCATGGACCTTGCCGGTGTTGCTCACCTCTCCGCGATCAAAGGCCGCGTACCGTTCCTCAACTTCTTCGACGGTTTCCGTACGTCCCATGAAATTCAGAAAGTCGAACTCATGGACTACAAAGACCTCGAAGCACTCCTTGACAAAGATGCCGTAGACGCGTTCCGCAAACGCGCCCTCAACCCGGATCATCCGGTGCTCCGCGGTACGGTACAGAACCCGGATATCCACTTCCAGCAACGCGAAGTTGCAAACAAATTCTACGAAGCTCTTCCGGACATCGTATCCGACTACATGGACGAGATCAGCAAGATCACGGGCCGCGAATATCACCCGTTCAACTACTACGGTGCGCCTGACGCAGACCGCATGATCGTAGCAATGGGCTCCATCTGCGGCGTCGTAGAAGAGATCGTTGACTACCTCAACGCTCACGGTGAAAAAGTA
This genomic stretch from Selenomonadales bacterium harbors:
- a CDS encoding lipase family protein, producing the protein MKQCIVRLICLAFCILWCGCVFAAPDNVQKARARVVSAAGCMASYDDRNAHLFESYLSAGGWEIDRYATMDGKVSAEFLIAKKTDNGKNSFLLAVAGTNDVRDVRLDLKMKQVPYGGSTIAEFREMAERPLTKNDASELRVHKGFDKLALHLLTVEVKTDGGMRSLVDILRENRDAHVYLTGHSLGGAAVTILGARLFDLGIMPEQIHIMTFGAPAVGNDAFARAYEHLPLVRITMKGDPIVIALQKVAGGYEQFGTEKKLDAREKLPLGLSASSHNITEYFDVVLKDYYDVVGMKDGAVPYEPCERASKAGKAKVYVTPMVTELDMKFDKDAAYMKMAFADVVRLHADGFVLAEDDVDAETRAQEAGCRYLVTSTVRDIPMREEYNEHYIVYTHTIHDLEENTIVGIHSHSTDTRRMTAMESFIRSSFSAWEDVEEIL